The sequence GAATCGCGGTAAGGAGTGCCATCGCCAGAGATTTTCGATCAAGGGTCATGACTAGTATCCCTCCGTGGCATAGCGCCGTTCTGCGTAGCGGCGTCTGATCTTGGCACGAAGGAGGCCGGCCGGGTCCTGCGGAATTTGGCGTAGTTTCTGTTCACGGGCCTGCGCTTCTTCGGTGATCTCTTCGTTCATGCGGGCCATCTGTTGTTCCCGCATGCTTCCTTGCTGGGCAGGTTCGGGTTCCGCTTCGGCGAGTGCCTTGTCGACCTCGTCGCCAAGGTCCTCTTCTTCACGGGCGGCTTCCTCGACACTATCCTCGGATCCATCCTGTGGTTCGTCCTCGCCTTCGGCGGGGGAGCCCTCCGAGGGCTGTTCACCGCTTTCACCGTTCTGCTGCGAGTCGGCATTCTCGCCTTCCGAACCTTCCTGCGGTTCGCCCTCCTGCCCGGAGCCTTCTTCATCCTTGGGTTCTCCGTCTTCCTGCCCTTCGGATTCCTGCTCCTGCTCCTGCTGTTGCTCCTCGAGAATACTCTTCACAAGATCTCGATTAAATGTTGCATCCTCGTGTTCGGGTTGGCTGGCGAGAACGTCTTCGTAGGTGGCCAGAGCCGTCTCCAAATCCCCCTGGCGCGCAAGAGCATTGGCACGATTATAGAGGTTCTCGTCGCCTTCGAGTGCCGCATAGCCCTCGGCGGCTGCCTCGAAATCGCCGGCGCCATAAAGAGATGCCGCTCGCCAATCAGCAGCGTCAAAGAGTTCGGCGGCTTGCGCTTTTCGCTCCTCCTCGAATGCGACGGCCCCCTGTTCGTCTCGGCTCGCCCATAGGTCGTCCCAGAGCGATGCTTCGGCACGGTCAGGTGCCGCGAGGGAGATTCCAAGCAGGAGAGCAATCAGCCACCCGCGTCGGAAGGCGAGTGGGGCAAAAAGCAGGGGTACGAAAACCAACCAGATTCCTGCATCGTTCCAGACCTCGAGAGTCAGTTGCGTGTCCTGTTCGCCAAACCCGTAGGTCACCGGGTCGACCAGGACCGTATCGATATCCTGGCTGTCGACCCGTGTTTGGACGAACGATCCGCCACCGGCCGCGGCAATGGCGCGTAAGCCACCATCCTCTTCTCCAAAGCCGATCGCCGAAACCCGAAAACCCTGGTCGCGTGCCCGTTCTGCGGCCCGCAATTCGGCCGGCTTTGCTTCGCCGCGATCCGAGAGCAGGATGATGCGGCCCGTGCCGGTCTCGGTCTGGGCCAGAAGGTCAGCGGCTGCAGCAATCGCCCGGTCCGGACGGCTGCTCGCTCCGGGCATCAGGTCGGTTGCCAATAGAGGCACCATCTCTTCAATGACTTGAATATCCTCGGTGAGCGGAACGGCGACGAATGGCTCCTCGGCGTAGACGATGAGACCGTTTTGCTGGTCTGCATTGGCGGCGAGAAGGTCAAAGATCTCATAACGAGCGCGTGCCAGCCGAGACGGGCTGAGGTCGGTCCGGTCCATGGAGCCGGACATATCAAGTGCGATCACTGTGGGGTTGCGACCAATTTCTCCGGGGATCGAGATCTTGTCCCAAGTGGGTCCGGCGAGCGCCACGGCAGTAGCCAGCCATGTGATTGCGGCCAGATATAAGGGCCACCGATGACGTCCATGCCCTCCATCGATGACCAGATGTTTGAGGAGGTGCGCATCAACCAAAGCTCGCCAGGAACTGCCGTTTTTTTCGCGGCGGAAGGCCAGCCCGACCAAAAGGGCCGCGGGCAGAATCGCCCCAAGCCAGAGGGGGCGAAGGAAGTGGAAGCTCTCCGGAATCAGGTCCATGTCTGGTCCTCCGTCTCGGCAGCAGATCCTGTCGATGAGAACATGCCTGGCCGGGTGGCGGCGATCCCGAAACTCAGCACCATGGTCAGTCCGAGCGGCCAGGCGAAAAGATCCTTGCGGGGGCGGGTGGTGCGGGGATCCCCGTCGGTCGGTTCAATGCGATCAATCTCCCGGTAGACCTGAGCGAGAGCTTCGGCATTGCGCGCGCGAAAATATTCGCCGCCAGTCGCATCCGCGATGTCTTGCAGAAGTTGCTCGTCGAGGTCCGCTGATGGGTTGACGATTCGTCGGCCAAAGAGACCCTGACGGGAGCCGGTGTCGGCGCCTACGCCGATCGTATGAACTCGAATCCCTTCGGCGGCAGCCAGAGCGGCCGCTTCCCGTGGATCGAGGGCACCGGCATTGTTGGCGCCGTCGGTGAGGAGGATCAGCACACGACTATCCTCCGGTCTTTCTCTGAGTCGCAGGATCGATGTGCCCAAAGCATCTCCGATTGCGGTTTCCTGGCCGGGCAAGCCGACCTCCGCTTCGGCGAGAAATTCGCTGACGGTTTTACGGTCAAACGTAAGGGGCGCCTGCAGGTAGGCGCGCGTTCCGAAGAGGACGAGCCCGACCCGATCGCCTTTTCTCCGCGTCAGAAAGTCTTCCGCGACATGTTTGACGACGGTCAAGCGGTCCGCCCGACGTCCTCCCATGGTGAAATCTTCGCGGGCCATGCTGCCGGAAAGATCGATGGCCAGCATGAGGTCACGACCGGCAGCCGGGAGGCTCCGCGGCGCACCCACATGGACAGGCCTTGCCGCCGCCGTCACCAGAAGAATCCAGGCCAGGCTGGCGGCGAGCAGAAGCACCAAATTGGCCCCTCGCACTCGGCCGGAAAGAGTGCGCGTTTCGGCAAGGTCATCGAAGAAGGGCACCCGAAGCGATCCCGTCCGCGTCAACGGCGCGGGGGAAAGAAAACGACGCACGAGAAATGGCAAGGGGAGCAAGAGGAAGATCCATGGCCAGTTGAATTCGATCATAGATTCCTCCGAATCCACCTGCGTGTGGCGGTAATCAGCTGCTCTCGAGTTGCGTCGTTTGATGCGACGGGGTCTGCTTGCGGTGCATAGGGAGCCTCTGCGAGCAGGGCGAAAACAGGTTCCGGCGAGTTTTCGCCGTGCGCTCGCAGGAATTGTTCCCAGGCTTGTCCGTGCAGGCTCGCGACATCGCTTGCGCCGAAGCGCAGGATGGCCGCTCGTCGCAAGAGTTCCGAAAACCCGGTGGCGAGCTCTTGCAGTCCCGAAGCGTCCGCTACCAACTGATCAAGTTCGCGCAGGGCCATTCGCTGCGCGCTGCGTTGCCGTTGCCGTCGAACGTAAACGACCAACAGGCAGGCGGCGACGGCTAGAAGGGCGAGAATCCACCATCCGGGCGCCGGAATCCAGGAGGAGATCGGGGCCGGCAAGTGGATGTCGCGCAGGCTGGCGAGAGGGTCTGTCGCGGGCGCGTTCATCGTCGCAGCCTTCCCCCACTCGTGGGTGCTGCGTGCTGAAAGATTCTTTTTCGTGCGATGAGATCTCGCGGGGCATCGTTGGTGCCCAAAAGAAATATGCCGATCCGACGGTTACGACAGACCCGTGCGAGGTAGTCCTTCCGTTTTGCGAAACGTTCGGCCCAGGCCTCGCGCAGGCTGTGGTCGCGACCGCCGACCGTCAGAACCTTTTCTCCATCACTGACCTTGAGTCCGTCGGCATCGGGTAAATGACTTTCCAGCGGATCGTGAAGCAGGACGCAGCGAAGATCGGCTCGCATGGAGAGCCGCCCCAATGCCTTCTCTGCGCCGATACCGAAATCCTGAAAGTCGCTGAGAATAAATACGAGTGCGCCAGAGGAGATGATTCGCTCGAGCCGCTCGAGACCATCTTGCAGGGACAAACTGCCGCCAAGATTTTCTTCTGCAGTCGCGTCAGCGACGCGACGCAGGAACTCGTGTAGTTGGGCAGCGCTCCTGGCGGGGCGAATCTCGCGGGTTCCGTTGACCCCGAGAATCAGACCGCCGACGCGGTCGCCGGCGTCCTTGGCTGCCCAGGCGAGAGAAGCGGTGGCGCGGGCTGCCTGTACTGATTTGAATGCGCCTCGTGTGCCGAAACGCATATCGGATCTCTGGTCGATCAGGAAATATACGGGTCGTTCGCGCTCTTCTTCAAAAAGTTTGGTGTGGACCTGACCCGTGCGGGCGGTGACGCGCCAGTCGATGGCTCGGATATCGTCGCCCGCCTGGTAGAGACGGGTTTCGTCGAATTCCATGCCGCGACCGCGAAAACTGGATTCGTAGGGGCCTGCCTGGCGACTCCGAACCCGTAGCGACGGTTTGGCAGTGCCGCTGCCGGGCTGGTTGCGAAATCGCGACAACTCCGCGGGAGTTGCCTGAACGCCGGTGAGATCATTCTTTTGCACGGTGAGCTTTCCGGGTCTCAGGCGAGAGGAACCTTCTGGATCAGGGTGTCGAGCAACCCGTCGGTGGTTTGTCCGTCTGCTTCTGCTTCAAATGTGAGCAGGATGCGGTGGCGCAGAACATCTTTTGCGACGGCTTGCACATGGTCGGGGGTGACAAACTCGGCGCCTTCGAGCCAGGCATGCGCGCGTGCGCAGCGATCGAGAGAAATCGTGCCTCGGGGGCTCGCCCCGCATCGTACGGCTTGTCCCAGAGCCGCGTCGTAGGCACCCGGGTTTCGCGTCGCAAGAACCAACTGCACCATATATTCTTCAAGGGCCGGTGATACGAAAAGGTCGAGCGCTTCACGTCGCGCAGCGAAAATCGTCTTTTGCGAGACGTGATCGAATGCGGGCTGGTCGTTTCCGCGGGCTTCCTCCCGCACCAGCGAGAGGATCTTTCGCTCGGCATCGGCGTCCGGGTAGCCAATTTGCACATACATCAGGAACCGGTCGAGTTGCGCTTCGGGCAAGGGATAGGTCCCTTCCTGCTCGATAGGGTTCTGTGTCGCCAT is a genomic window of Candidatus Binatia bacterium containing:
- a CDS encoding VWA domain-containing protein, with amino-acid sequence MDLIPESFHFLRPLWLGAILPAALLVGLAFRREKNGSSWRALVDAHLLKHLVIDGGHGRHRWPLYLAAITWLATAVALAGPTWDKISIPGEIGRNPTVIALDMSGSMDRTDLSPSRLARARYEIFDLLAANADQQNGLIVYAEEPFVAVPLTEDIQVIEEMVPLLATDLMPGASSRPDRAIAAAADLLAQTETGTGRIILLSDRGEAKPAELRAAERARDQGFRVSAIGFGEEDGGLRAIAAAGGGSFVQTRVDSQDIDTVLVDPVTYGFGEQDTQLTLEVWNDAGIWLVFVPLLFAPLAFRRGWLIALLLGISLAAPDRAEASLWDDLWASRDEQGAVAFEEERKAQAAELFDAADWRAASLYGAGDFEAAAEGYAALEGDENLYNRANALARQGDLETALATYEDVLASQPEHEDATFNRDLVKSILEEQQQEQEQESEGQEDGEPKDEEGSGQEGEPQEGSEGENADSQQNGESGEQPSEGSPAEGEDEPQDGSEDSVEEAAREEEDLGDEVDKALAEAEPEPAQQGSMREQQMARMNEEITEEAQAREQKLRQIPQDPAGLLRAKIRRRYAERRYATEGY
- a CDS encoding VWA domain-containing protein, whose product is MIEFNWPWIFLLLPLPFLVRRFLSPAPLTRTGSLRVPFFDDLAETRTLSGRVRGANLVLLLAASLAWILLVTAAARPVHVGAPRSLPAAGRDLMLAIDLSGSMAREDFTMGGRRADRLTVVKHVAEDFLTRRKGDRVGLVLFGTRAYLQAPLTFDRKTVSEFLAEAEVGLPGQETAIGDALGTSILRLRERPEDSRVLILLTDGANNAGALDPREAAALAAAEGIRVHTIGVGADTGSRQGLFGRRIVNPSADLDEQLLQDIADATGGEYFRARNAEALAQVYREIDRIEPTDGDPRTTRPRKDLFAWPLGLTMVLSFGIAATRPGMFSSTGSAAETEDQTWT
- a CDS encoding DUF4381 domain-containing protein; the encoded protein is MNAPATDPLASLRDIHLPAPISSWIPAPGWWILALLAVAACLLVVYVRRQRQRSAQRMALRELDQLVADASGLQELATGFSELLRRAAILRFGASDVASLHGQAWEQFLRAHGENSPEPVFALLAEAPYAPQADPVASNDATREQLITATRRWIRRNL
- a CDS encoding DUF58 domain-containing protein, translated to MQKNDLTGVQATPAELSRFRNQPGSGTAKPSLRVRSRQAGPYESSFRGRGMEFDETRLYQAGDDIRAIDWRVTARTGQVHTKLFEEERERPVYFLIDQRSDMRFGTRGAFKSVQAARATASLAWAAKDAGDRVGGLILGVNGTREIRPARSAAQLHEFLRRVADATAEENLGGSLSLQDGLERLERIISSGALVFILSDFQDFGIGAEKALGRLSMRADLRCVLLHDPLESHLPDADGLKVSDGEKVLTVGGRDHSLREAWAERFAKRKDYLARVCRNRRIGIFLLGTNDAPRDLIARKRIFQHAAPTSGGRLRR
- a CDS encoding AAA family ATPase; translated protein: MSEKVLDIDSKTSEPWREIRDLRTHLQDRIVGQKVLTDRLIEALIADGHLLVEGAPGLAKTKAIRELSRAIDAGDHRIQFTPDLLPADLTGTDVYRPEDGSFRFEQGPLFHNLVLADEINRAPAKVQSALLEAMAERQVTVGRKTYPLPELFLVMATQNPIEQEGTYPLPEAQLDRFLMYVQIGYPDADAERKILSLVREEARGNDQPAFDHVSQKTIFAARREALDLFVSPALEEYMVQLVLATRNPGAYDAALGQAVRCGASPRGTISLDRCARAHAWLEGAEFVTPDHVQAVAKDVLRHRILLTFEAEADGQTTDGLLDTLIQKVPLA